The DNA segment GCCAGTGTTCCCTGACCGATGGCATAATTGCCGATGTTTTCACCTGCAACGCGGTCAAGTGATCCTGTAAAGGTATCTGTTCCGTTTAACGCCGGACTGAAAGTATAAGTCAGTGCCGGGTCTGTATCGCCATACACTTTGGTTTGAGCGGTAGCGGTTACGGTAATGGCCTGGGAAGTAATGGTCAGGTTGGCCGGTACATAAGTGATCTGGTAATTTGTACCCAGGCTGAGATTACCCTGTCCGATGGCATAAGTACCAACATTTTCACCAGGAGCACGGTCCAGTGTACCTGTAAAGGCATCTGTTCCGATCAATGCCGGACTGAAAGTGTAAGTGAATGCCGGATCAGCGGCGGTAAAGATTTTGGTTTTAGCATCAGCGGTTACAGTTACCGGTTTAGCGGTAATGTTCAGGTCAGCTGAAGTAAAGGCAAGGGTATAATTGTTGTTTAAAGCAAGGGTCCCCTGTCCGATGGCATAGTTGCCAATGTTTTCGCCAGCAGCGCGGTCCAGCGTACCTGTAAAGGTATCTGTTCCGATCAGTGCCGGGCTGAAAGTATAAGTGAAAGCAGGATCAGCAGTGCCATACACTTTGGTATCGGCGGTAGCAATTACATTTACTGTTTTCTTGGTAATACTGAAATCAGCTGAAGTAAAGGCAAGGGTGTAATTGTTGCTTAAAGCCAGTGTTCCCTGTCCGATGGCATAGTTGCCAATGTTTTCACCTGCAGCACGGTCCAGGCTACCGGTGAAGGTATCTGTTCCGATCAGCGCCGGACTGAAAGTATAAGCAAATACCGGATCTGCTGTGCCATATTCTTTGTTACCGGCAGTAGCAGTTACGTTCACTGTTTTCTTCGTGATGCTGAAATCAGCTGAAGTAAAGGCAAGGGTGTAATTGTTGCTTAAAGCCAGTGTTCCCTGACCGATGGCATAATTGCCAATGTTCTCACCTGCTGCGCGGTCCAGTGATCCTGTAAAGGTATCTGTTCCGTTTAGTGCGGGACTGAAAGTATAAGCAAATACAGGATCTGCGGCGCCATATTCTTTGTTGCCGGCAATAGCGGTTACGGCAATGGCCTGGGCAGTAATGCTCAGGTTGGCCGGTACATAAGTGATCTGGTAATTTGCCCCGAGGCTGAGGGTACCCTGGCCAATAGCGTAATTGCCAACATCTTCGCCTGCAACACGGTCCAGTGATCCTGTAAAGGTATCTGTTCCGATCAGTGCCGGACTGAAAGTGTAAGTGAATGCCGGATCAGCAGCGGTAAAGATTTTAGTTTTAGCATCAGCGGTTACAGTTACCGGTTTAGCGGTAATGTTCAGATCAGCTGAGGTAAAGTTGATATTGTAATTGTTACTTAAAGCCAGTGTTCCCTGTCCGATGGCATAATTGCCGATGTTTTCACCTGCTGCGCGGTCCAGGGTACCTGTAAAGGTATCTGTTCCGATCAGTGCCGGGCTGAAAGTATAAGTGAAAGCAGGATCAGCAGTACCATATACTTTGGTATTGGCTACTGCCGTTACATTTACCGTTTTCCTGGTAATGCTGAAATCAGCTGAAGTAAAGGCAAGGGTGTAATTGTTGCTTAAAGCCAGTGTTCCCTGTCCGATGGCATAGTTTCCGATGTTTTCACCTGCAACGCGGTCGAGTGATCCTGTAAAGGTATCAGTGCCAATTAATGCAGGGCTGAAAGTATAAGCAAATACAGGATCTGCTGTGCCGTATTCTTTGTTGCCGGCAGTGGCAGTTACGTTCACTGTTTTCCTGGTGATGCTGAAATCAGCTGAAGTAAAGGCAATGGCGTAATTATTACTTAAAGCCAGTGTTCCCTGACCGATGGCATAATTGCCAATATTCTCACCTGCAACGCGGTCCAGTGATCCTGTAAAGGTATCTGTTCCGTTTAGTGCCGGACTGAAAGTATAAGCGAAAACCGGATCTGTGCTGCCGTACTCTTTGTTACCAGCAGTAGCGTTTACGGCAATAGCCTGGGCAGTAATGTTCAGGTTGGCCGGTACATAAGTGATCTGGTAATTTGCACCCAGGCTGAGGTTACCCTGTCCAATGGCATAAGTACCAACATTTTCACCGGGAGCGCGGTCCAGTGTACCGGTAAAAGTATCTGTTCCGATCAGCGCAGGACTTACCGTATAGGTGAATGCCGGATCAGCAGCAGTAAAGATTTTAGTTTTAGCATCAGCGGTTACAGTTACCGGTTTAACGGTAATGCTTAGGTCAGCTGAAGTAAAGGCCAGGGTGTAATTGCTGTTTAGAGCAAGGGTCCCTTGTCCGATGGCATAGTTGCCAATGTTTTCACCAGCAGCACGGTCCAGGGCACCTGTAAAGGTATCTGTTCCGATCAGTGCCGGGCTGAAAGTATAAGTGAAAGCAGGATCAGCAGTACCATATACTTTGGTGTCGGCCACTGCCGTTACATTTACCGTTTTCTTTGTAATGTTGAAATCAGCTGAAGTAAAGGCAAGGGTGTAATTGTTACTTAAAGCAAGTGTTCCCTGTCCGATGGCATAGTTACCAATGTTTTCACCTGCAGCACGGTCCAGGGCACCGGTAAAGGTATCAGTGCCAATTAATGCAGGGCTGAAAGTATAAGCAAATACCGGATCTGCTGTGCCGTATTCTTTGTTGCCGGCAGTGGCAGTTACATTCACTGTTTTCCTGGTGATGCTGAAATCAGCTGAAGTAAAGGCAATGGCGTAATTATTACTTAAAGCCAGTGTTCCCTGACCGATGGCATAGTTGCCAATATTCTCACCTGCAACGCGGTCCAGTGATCCTGTAAAGGTATCTGTTCCGTTTAGTGCCGGACTGAAAGTATAAGCGAAAACCGGATCTGTGCTGCCGTACTCTTTGTTACCAGCAGTAGCGTTTACGGCAATAGCCTGGGCAGTAATGTTCAGGTTGGCCGGTACATAAGTGATCTGGTAATTTGCACCCAGGCTGAGGTTACCCTGTCCAATGGCATAAGTACCAACATTTTCACCGGGAGCGCGGTCCAGTGTACCGGTAAAAGTATCTGTTCCGATCAGCGCAGGACTTACCGTATAGGTGAATGCCGGATCAGCAGCAGTAAAGATTTTAGTTTTAGCATCAGCGGTTACAGTTACCGGTTTAACGGTAATGCTTAGGTCAGCTGAAGTAAAGGCCAGGGTGTAATTGCTGTTTAGAGCAAGGGTCCCTTGTCCGATGGCATAGTTGCCAATGTTTTCACCAGCAGCACGGTCCAGGGCACCTGTAAAGGTATCTGTTCCGATCAGTGCCGGGCTGAAAGTATAAGTGAAAGCAGGATCAGCAGTACCATATACTTTGGTGTCGGCCACTGCCGTTACATTTACCGTTTTCTTTGTGATGCTGAAATCAGCTGAAGTAAAGGCAAGGGTGTAATTGTTACTTAAAGCAAGTGTTCCCTGTCCGATGGCATAGTTACCAATGTTTTCACCTGCAGCACGGTCCAGGGTACCGGTAAAGGTATCAGTGCCAATTAATGCAGGGCTGAAAGTATAAGCAAATACCGGATCTGCTGTGCCGTATTCTTTGTTGCCGGCAGTGGCAGTTACATTCACTGTTTTCCTGGTGATGCTGAAATCAGCTGAAGTAAAGGCAATGGCGTAATTATTACTTAAAGCCAGTGTTCCCTGACCGATGGCATAGTTGCCAATGTTTTCGCCAGCAGCGCGGTCCAGTGATCCTGTAAAGGTATCTGTTCCGTTTAGCGCCGGACTGAAAGTATAAGCAAATACCGGATCTGTGGTGCCATACTCTTTGTTGGCGGCAGTGGCAGTTACGGCAATGGCCTGGGCAGTAATGCTCAGGTTGGCCGGTACATAGGTGATCTGGTAATTTGCACCCAGGCTGAGGGTCCCCTGTCCGATGGCATAAGTACCAACATCTTCACCTGTAGCGCGGTCAAGTGATCCTGTAAAAGTATCTGTTCCGATCAGCGCAGGACTTACCGTATAGGTGAATGCCGGATCAGCAGCAGTAAAGATTTTGGTTTTAGCATCGGCCGTTACAGTTACCGGTTTAACGGTAATGCTTAGGTCAGCTGAGGTAAAGTTGATATTGTAATTGTTACTTAAAGCCAGTGTTCCCTGTCCGATGGCATAGTTGCCAATGTTTTCACCTGCTGCGCGGTCCAGGGTACCTGTAAAGGTATCTGTTCCGATCAGTGCCGGACTGAAAGTATAGGTGAATGCCGGATCAGTTGCACCATAGATTTTGGTATTGGCAACGGCATTAACAGCGATATCCTTTTTGCTGACTACCAGATCCTGAGTTACAGGAGCGGCTGCAAGATAGGCTCCGTTTCCGGTCTGTGAAGCGGTAATGGTTGTTGTTCCTGCTGACAGGATGGTGACTGTGTTTCCCGATACGGTGGCTACAGCAGTATTGCTGGAGCTGTAGGTTACGGCTAATCCTGAGCTGCTGGTTGCAGTCAGGGTAATTGGAGTTGCGCCATACACCGAAGCCGCAAGCGGGTTGAAGGTAATGGTTTGAGTTCCTCTAGGAGCGGAAACAATATTGCCAGATTTAGCGCCTTCATTTCCGGTTAAATCTGCCGCCGAAATGCGGTAGAAATAACCAATGCCATTAGTTAGTCCGGTATGGGTATAGGTTAAAGTTCCTGCCGGAATGCTTTGGATGAGTGTAGTTGGGTTAATGGTTGTTCCTCCGTAAAGGTTGTATTTGTCCAGATCCGAAGCCGGGCTGGCATTCCAGGTAAGGGTATTCTCTGTATTTCCTGCAGTTGCTGCGAGTCCTGTCGGTGCAGCGGGAGCGGTTCTGTCAACAGTTACTGAGCTGCTGTTGGTGGTTGCCGTTACCGGGGTTCCTGCATTTCCTGGCAGATCTGAAAAGGTAATGTTAAAGGCAAGGACTCCTTCAGGAGTCAGTCCTGTTACGGTTTGGCTTGCTGTCCAGTTGTTTCCTCCGCTATTGGTCGGGGTTACTGCAGCTCCAGCCATGGTTACTGTTGGTGTGGCAATCGCTTCTGCAGCCGTAAAATTCAGGGTGATAAGGTCTCCTGCTTTTGCTTTGCTGGTGGTCAGGTTGTTTGAAGCAATGGTAACCGTAGTGAGTGTTGGAATGGTTTTATCATAGGTCACACTGCTGCTGTTGGTAGTTGCGGTTACCGCTGTTCCTGCATTTCCGGTCAGGTCTGTAAAGGCAATATTGAAAGCAAGGGTTCCTTCTGTTTCTGTTCCAGTGAGGGTATAGGTTGCCAGGTAGTTGTTTCCTCCTGCCGGGGAGGTCAGGGCTGTGTTTCCTGCAATGGTCACTACAGGAAGCGCCACTGCTTCGGAAGCGGTAAAGGTTAAGGAAATGGTATTTCCTGTTTTAGCGGTTTGATTTGAGGCGTTATTGGAAACAATGGCCACCGTAGTTAAGGTTGGCAGCGTTTTGTCGTAGGTGACACTGCTGGCATTGGTGGTTGCAGTTACTGCAGTTCCAACGTTTCCGGTAAGATCGGTAAAGGCGATGTTAAAAGGGATAACACCTTCGGCATCTGCCGCCTGTGTGGTATAAGTTGCGGTCCAGTCGTTTGCACTGGTATTCGTAACGGTAGCTGTATTTCCGAAAATGCTCACCACTGGTGTGGCAATGGTTTCAGCAGCAGTGAAGCTCAGGGTAATCAGATCTCCGGTTTTCGCTTTTGCGGTATTGGCATTATTGGAAGCAATGGTTACTGTAGTCAGGGTAGGGATGGTTTTATCGATGGTATACACCTCTCCGGAAGTATATCCTCCCTGGATCTCATTGCCAATCGTATTGATGATTCCTGTTCCGGAGCTTGTGAGGTCCAGTCTTAAGGTCCCCGATCCTGTTCCGGTGTTTACTGTAATTGTTCTGGTATCGTTACTTCCTGAGACGGATGTAATCGCAGGACCGGTAATTCCGGTAGAAGTGATGCTGAAGTCAGTTGCATCGACCCCCGTCACGTTTTCAGAGAAAGTCACTAAAAAATCTGCTGAAGTACCATTGATGGTCGCATTACCCACTCTGGTGATGCTGACTATGGTCGGTGTTGTGGTATTGATGACGATCGCTTTGTTTGCACCTAAAGATCCTGCAGCTCCGGGAGCGGCCAGGGTTAGGGTAGCATCGTTTCCTGCGGCATCTTTAATCGTTCCACCTGCCAGAGCAAGTGCAGTAGTACTGGCCTGATCCAGGTCAGGAGTACTTTGGTTTAGGGCTACGGTATAGTTAAAGACCAACGCAGTTGTTCCCGAGCCACTGGCATAACTGGCTGTTCCTCCGGAATTCAGGCTTAGGGTTGGTGTTCCTGTTACGGTCACTGCTTCAGAGAAGTTGACTGTTACCGGAATGAGGTCACCTATTTTATACGTTCCGTCTGCCAGGCTGGAATTAACCGAGCTAACTATCGGAGCGGTGTTGTCGATGATTATATTTTTGTTGGCGCCTAAAGAGTTTGCAGCTCCGGGAGCGGGCAGGGTCAAAGTGGTATTGTTCCCTGCAGCATCTTTGAGTGTGCCGCCGTTTAAGCTGAGTGCGCTAGTGCTGGCATAATCCAGATCTGCACTGGCATCTGTTAGCCCTACTGTATAGTTAAAAACGAGAGAAGATGTTCCTGATCCGCTGGTATAATTGACAGTTGCACCGGAATTCAATGCAAGCTGAGGGGTTCCCGTTACGGCAACGGCTTCAGAAAAATTCACCGTCACGTTAATGACATCACCTGCTTTATAGGCTCCGTTTGCGGTAGTTGAATTCACAGAAGCCACAGTAGGAGCAATCCCATCAATGACAATCGCTTTATTATTACCCAGGGAGTTGGCTGCTCCGGGAGCAGCGAGAGTAAGTGTGGCATCAGTATTTCCTGCATCTTTGATGGTTCCTCCATTGAGGGCTAATGCAGTAGTAGAAGAATAGTCGAGATCAGCAGTGCTTTGTCCGCTGGCGACTGTATAATTAAAGGTGAGGGTATTTGTTCCGGTTCCACCGCTATAGTTGACAGTTGCACCGGTATTTAGGCTCAATGTTGGTGTTCCGGTTACGTTTACGATAGTTGAAAAAGTAACATTAACAGCAATAACATCACCTGTTTTATAAGTTCCGTTAGCCGTAGAAGAAGTTACCCCACTAACGTTTGTTCCAAGTTGAAAGATTGGATTTGTGCCCGGAAAAGCTGCTCCACCTGGGTCCAGAGATTTCTTGTTGGCAAGCAATTCTGTAGTTGTCCAGTTCGATTTTGTATTGATCGCAGTCAGAATGGAAGCTTTTGTTCCGGTAAATGTACCGGAATAATTGTTATAATCTCCGTGATAACCTGTTGGCGGAGTACCGGCAATAGTTAAGGTAACATAAAAATTTCCTGCTGCAAGTGTGGTAGGCAGGTAAGATACTGCAGCACTAACTACTCCTGCTGCCTGCCACCCTGTGGTAGGATCAGGGGCATTGGTACCAGGAAGAGCGGTAGACCAGTTTGCAAATCCATAGATAAAATTCGGAGTGGCATCGTTGCCGTTATAGAGGAACCAGTTATCTCCGCCACCTGCTACAACGGTTCCTGTAGTCCAGCCAGTGGCTGTCACGGTTCCATAACTTTCCAGTCCTGTAGCCGTTGGTACGGCACCTCCGGTTATTGCGATATTAAATATCGTTCCTGCAGGAATAGAACTTGTGGTTGTCCAGGTAATTAAACCGTCGGAACCGTTGGAGACCAATGCGGTCTGATCCCAGCCCCGGTCGGTAATTTTAAGCTCGGTTCCTGAGGGAATTACTTTTAAGGCCACAATAGCCAGGTTCACTGTTGCTGAGTTTCCATTAAAGCCGACAATTGCAAAATCTCCTGTGGTCAACTGAGCCGCGCTTTTTTTTGCAGAAAGGCAAAAAAAGCAGATGATAAATAATGCCGCTAAATAGCGGAAAGATAAATTTTTCATGTGAGAGCGTTAATTCTAATAAATTCTATCGGTATACCTAATTTCTGCTAGGGAAAGCTCCTTCTATAGCGATGATATAACTAATGGCAAGGGTTGGTTGCAGAATGTTGATTGGCACATTTCCTCCGTTAAGTGCTGTTGTTGTTGCAACAGAACCTCCGGTTAGAGGGATGTTAGGTGCTGAAGTCGTATACATAGATACTGGATCTGTGTTTACATCTTTACCGGCTCCCAATGCATTTCCGGCAACCGGCGTTCCAACAGTAGCAGCAGCGTCGCTTGCATTTAATGTTAAGGTGGATGTGGCAACGTGATTGTGTGCTGGCATGTTGCTGATCAGAATGCTGGTCTTTTCTGTACCTGAGACCTGTCCCAGCGCGTAGTTGCTCAGGCCAGGACCTTGTCCCCATCCAACAGGAGCTCTGCCTCTAAGGTCAGGTAAGCCAAAGGTTGTCTGACCATTTCCACCGTAAGTAGTTCCCAAAAGGGCAAAAAGAGCGGAATTTTGGGCTATGCCGATAATTTGACCATTACAGAACATAAAACCTCTGGGTGCAAAGTTGCCTGCGAAAATTTTTACCATTCCCATGTACTCATCCATAATAATGTGTGTTTAAGTAATTTATAATTGTTTAATTTATTTTTATATGCCAAAGCTCAGGATAAAATTCCTGGGTTATTTTCAGATAATAACGTGCTTAACTTCTCTTCCGGAGCCCATGTTGATCAACGTGGGTCTGGATGCTAACTCAATATCAAATTTCCAGATCTCTCTGATGAATTTTTATAAATGTGGTTGAGATTCTTGTGCCATTCGGTGGGTAAATTCCATATGGAATCAACCGGGTTCATGAGCTGATCCATTTTTTGCAATACAATCGCATTTGTGAAACCAAGAATGTGCATAAGATAAAGAGGATTGAGGCGTTAATTATCTTTTAATCAGCAATCAACTTGATGAAACTATTAAATCTCATCAAATCGAAATGTTAATTTGTGATAAAACTAGTAAAAAAAATAAATATCGAGCAATATTTTTAGGTTTATTTTTATTAATTCCAACCTTTCGTACCTTCTTTTTTGATTTCCGTCAGCAATTTTCCTTTTGGAAGAATAGAAAAGACGCCTTCCACAATTAAGTGGAAGGCGTCTTTTTGAATAGAGAAAAAGCGATGTGTTGATGGAATCTCTAGTTTCTACTAGGAAAAAGACCTTGAAAACAGATGATATAACTAATCGCCAGTGTAGGCTGTAGAATACTGATTGGTACACTTCCTCCGCTAATACCTACTGTGGTCGCTACTGAGCCCCCTGTCAGAGGAACATTAGGAGCAGCAGTGGTATACATAGATACCGGATCTGTATTTACGTCTTTACCGGCTCCCAATGCATTTCCGGCAACAGGAGTTGAAACTGTTGCTGCAGTGTTGCTGGCATTTAGTGTTAAAGTAGAGGTGGCAACGTGATTGTGCGCCGGCATATTATTGATTAAGATGCTGGTGTTCTCTGAACCAGAGGACTCGCCTATGACATAGTTACTCAGGCCGGGTCCTTGCCCCCAGCCAATGGGAGCTCTGCCCCTGAGATCGGGCAAGGCAAAAGTGGTCGATCCATTTCCTCCATAGGTAGTTCCTAAAAGGGAAAAAAGTGCGGTATTTGGTGCTATGGCCAGGATTTGCCCATTGCAAAATTGCCAGCCTCTTGGCGGATAATTGCCAGCAAAAATTTTAACGACTCCTATAAATTCCTCCATAATAATTTCTAATTATGTAATTTGATAAAATAATGGTCAGGATGATTAGTTTCTACTAGGAAAAATACCTTCTGTGCAGATGATGTAAGTAATCGCTAACGTTGGTTGTAGAATACTGATCGGTACACTTCCTCCGCTAAGACCTACTGTGGTCGCTACTGAGCCGCCTGCAAGGGGAACGTTAGGTGCTGAGGTCGTATACATTGATACCGGATCCGTGTTTACGTCTTTACCAGCTCCAAATGCATTTCCGGCAACCGGCGTTCCAACAGTTGCAGCAGCATCGCTTGCATTTAATGTTAAAGTTGAGACGGCAGCGTGATTGTGTGCAGGCATATTGGTGATCAGAATGCTGGTGTTCTCCGTACCAGAGACTTGCCCCAACACATAGTTACTTAGGCCAGGGCCTTGTCCCCATCCAACAGGAGCTCTGCCTCTAAGGTCAGGTAAAGCAAAGGTCGTCTGACCATTTCCACCATAAGTGGTTCCTAAAATTGAAAAAAGTGCAGTATTCTGGGCAATGCCGATGATTTGGCCATTGCAAAGCATCCAGCCTCTTGGCGCAAAATTGCCTGCAAAAATTTTAACGATTCCGATGAACTCTTCCATAATAATTGTGTTTATATAATTTGATTGGTTAATTTAATCGTATGAAGATTGGGATGATTATTTCCTGAGGTGGCTTTAGATCTTAACGCGATTAAAGTTCCGCTCAAAAGCCATTGGCTGCGTGAAAGCACCAAAAATTGTTGATACGAACGGGTATTCGTGAAAACAAAAATGCACATAAAATGAAGAGAGCTAAGGCGTTAATTATCCATAATGGTGCTGCTATTTGAAAATACGAGGTCACCAATTGAATATAAAACTAGTAAAAAAACAGACACTAAATAATATTTTTAGGATTATTTATAAGATATCTGTTTGCTATGTGCTTTTGATTTTGTTTTTTTAGGTCATGAACGCCTCATTGTCTTTTAATAAAAATCAACAAACTATTGCGACCATCGTTAACTTCCTCCAGGAAATCGGTCTGGAAGTGTTATTAGAGCAACATAAAGGAGATTCCTTTCTTCCTGGCATCCGCATTAAATCCGGAGGCTTAAGTATTGACCCTTCCCAGGTGCTTTATCCCGGAGATATTTTGCATGAAGCTGGTCATCTGGCTACCGTCCCTTATGCGGTAAGGTGTGAACTGGATGGAGTTTTGCCGGATATTGACCTGCATCGGGGAGCAGAACTGATGAGCCTGTCCTGGAGTTATGCAGCCTGCCTGAAGCTTCAGTTCGCTCCTGAAGTTGTTTTTCATGCAGACGGTTACAAAGGGGAGGCGGAACATCTCATCCGTAATTTTGAGGAAGGGATATATATTGGACTCCCCATGCTTCAGTATCGGCAAATGGCTTATGACGAAAAAAATGCGGCAATTTTAAATGTTGAGCCCTTTCCTTATATGCAAAATTGGGTCTGCATTAAAGAAGAGGGCGATATTTAACTGGAAATTCTGGCTTTTATTTCTTGCTTGAAGTGTTGTTTTTATAGATGAAATTGTGAAGGGAACTGGTTGTTGTTTTCAGGTCTGTGGTTAAGTACCAGATGTTGTTGATCCTTTTTCCAACACCTTCTTTATCTAATGGGAACCGGGCTTGCTCGATCGTTTTATTTTTTGAATTAAGAATGCTCCCCGCAAAATTTAGAAGTGTAAAATTGGCCATACTGGTTTCAATGTTAGGGAGGACTTCTGAGGCAAAAACGGGAAAAATTTCCTGACCTGAGCCTTTTAATTTGTCGAAAATAGAGACCAAAACACTGCGTTGACGCTCTGTTCTTTCGTAATCTCCTTTACCTACCGCTCTGATTCTGGTATAGGCAACGGTCTGTTTTCCGTTTAGTTTCTGAAGGCCGGGATCTTGTACATGTACCGCTGAAATTTTATCGTAGATGGCCAGTTCGTCCAGGTAATTATTCAGGTAGGGAAGCTCCTGGGCTTTCACATTTACCATGATGCCACCTAAGGCATCCACAATTTTTGCAGCTCCGTAGAAGTCTACATTCATATAATCTTTAATGTCCAGATCAAAGTTTTGATTGATGGTCTTGATGGCCAGCTGAGGCCCACCCATGGCATAGGCTGCATTGATCTTATCCATGCCTTTACCCTCGATTTTAACGTAAGTATCTCTCATTATGGAGGCCATTTTAATTTTTCCATTGAGCTGATCGATGGAAATTATCATCACCACATCGGAGTTCCCCGCTTCTTGTTCCGTACGCCTGTCGACCGCAAACAGTGCAATGTTTATAGGAGCGTTAGTCATTGTTTTTATTTTCTGCTGAACCTTTGGAGAAATGCCCAATGCTTCTGCAGACCTGTTTAATGGAACAGGAGATTTGCGAACTGGTGCTGCAGGAA comes from the Pedobacter sp. FW305-3-2-15-E-R2A2 genome and includes:
- a CDS encoding tail fiber protein, whose protein sequence is MDEYMGMVKIFAGNFAPRGFMFCNGQIIGIAQNSALFALLGTTYGGNGQTTFGLPDLRGRAPVGWGQGPGLSNYALGQVSGTEKTSILISNMPAHNHVATSTLTLNASDAAATVGTPVAGNALGAGKDVNTDPVSMYTTSAPNIPLTGGSVATTTALNGGNVPINILQPTLAISYIIAIEGAFPSRN
- a CDS encoding tail fiber protein; translated protein: MEEFIGVVKIFAGNYPPRGWQFCNGQILAIAPNTALFSLLGTTYGGNGSTTFALPDLRGRAPIGWGQGPGLSNYVIGESSGSENTSILINNMPAHNHVATSTLTLNASNTAATVSTPVAGNALGAGKDVNTDPVSMYTTAAPNVPLTGGSVATTVGISGGSVPISILQPTLAISYIICFQGLFPSRN
- a CDS encoding tail fiber protein → MEEFIGIVKIFAGNFAPRGWMLCNGQIIGIAQNTALFSILGTTYGGNGQTTFALPDLRGRAPVGWGQGPGLSNYVLGQVSGTENTSILITNMPAHNHAAVSTLTLNASDAAATVGTPVAGNAFGAGKDVNTDPVSMYTTSAPNVPLAGGSVATTVGLSGGSVPISILQPTLAITYIICTEGIFPSRN
- a CDS encoding LCP family protein; the encoded protein is MKAFIFLIFFSILCSYTSNAQDNQAQIPAAPVRKSPVPLNRSAEALGISPKVQQKIKTMTNAPINIALFAVDRRTEQEAGNSDVVMIISIDQLNGKIKMASIMRDTYVKIEGKGMDKINAAYAMGGPQLAIKTINQNFDLDIKDYMNVDFYGAAKIVDALGGIMVNVKAQELPYLNNYLDELAIYDKISAVHVQDPGLQKLNGKQTVAYTRIRAVGKGDYERTERQRSVLVSIFDKLKGSGQEIFPVFASEVLPNIETSMANFTLLNFAGSILNSKNKTIEQARFPLDKEGVGKRINNIWYLTTDLKTTTSSLHNFIYKNNTSSKK